In Aerococcus loyolae, a genomic segment contains:
- a CDS encoding GMP reductase encodes MQTFDYEQVQLIPAKCIVQSRSECDTGIQFGPHKFKIPVVPANMQTVLNESLAEKLAANGYFYIMHRFEPEKRLDFIRRMNQKGLYTSISVGVKPEEYDFIDEVKESGEKVDYITIDIAHGHSHTVIDMIKYIKKQLPDAFVIAGNIATPEAVRDLENAGADATKVGVGPGRVCITKIKTGFGTAGWQLAAIRLCAKAARKPIIADGGIRTHGDIAKSFRFGASMVMIGSLLAAHEESPGEEVIQNGQKYKEYFGSASEFQKGEYKNVEGKKILIESRGSIFKTLKEMQEDLQSSISYAGGRDLGALRTVDYVVIPSIYNGD; translated from the coding sequence ATGCAAACTTTTGATTATGAGCAAGTCCAGTTAATCCCTGCTAAATGTATTGTACAGAGCCGGTCGGAATGTGATACGGGTATTCAATTTGGACCTCATAAGTTCAAGATTCCGGTTGTCCCTGCTAATATGCAAACGGTCCTTAATGAATCCTTAGCCGAAAAATTAGCGGCTAATGGCTATTTCTATATTATGCACCGTTTTGAACCGGAAAAACGTTTAGATTTTATCCGTCGTATGAATCAAAAAGGACTTTATACTTCGATTAGTGTTGGGGTGAAGCCTGAAGAATATGACTTTATCGATGAAGTGAAAGAGTCTGGCGAAAAGGTAGATTACATCACTATTGATATTGCCCATGGTCACTCCCATACAGTTATTGATATGATTAAATATATCAAGAAACAATTGCCTGATGCTTTTGTCATTGCAGGTAATATTGCCACTCCAGAAGCCGTCCGCGACTTAGAAAATGCTGGTGCTGACGCTACCAAGGTTGGTGTAGGGCCAGGTCGGGTATGTATTACTAAGATTAAAACCGGTTTTGGGACCGCAGGCTGGCAATTAGCGGCCATTCGCCTATGTGCTAAAGCAGCCCGTAAGCCAATTATTGCTGACGGGGGGATCCGTACCCATGGTGACATTGCTAAGAGCTTCCGCTTTGGCGCTTCTATGGTGATGATTGGGTCCTTACTAGCAGCCCATGAAGAATCGCCAGGTGAAGAAGTCATTCAAAATGGACAAAAATATAAGGAATATTTTGGCTCTGCTTCTGAATTTCAAAAGGGCGAATATAAGAATGTTGAAGGCAAGAAAATTTTAATTGAAAGCCGCGGCAGCATCTTCAAAACCTTGAAAGAAATGCAAGAAGACTTACAAAGTAGTATTTCTTACGCAGGTGGTAGGGATTTAGGTGCATTACGCACAGTTGACTATGTGGTCATTCCAAGCATCTATAATGGAGATTAA
- a CDS encoding CpsB/CapC family capsule biosynthesis tyrosine phosphatase → MLVDMACHIAKVDHTDSNKEQLAMANTIWQSGVTHVLATASYPTDPRATGAYLVQAAEAFQEDLDRRGIALMVYPGQIIDLDQAISWDDLSQDILYADLNQRYVLVKLNQEEPQRYFEPLLFEWLKHDIRPVLVQIEENQALMRDIDQVYQWVDQGCYTALTAGNLLGRQGKQVKKQCHYLLEAGLAHLLGSFSTSSDDYQLRQAYAALENRYGQSISFDIQQNARALINGDPLIDHFQIKKKKRFWFF, encoded by the coding sequence ATGTTAGTGGATATGGCCTGTCACATTGCCAAAGTGGATCATACAGACTCTAATAAAGAGCAATTAGCTATGGCTAATACCATTTGGCAAAGTGGTGTGACCCATGTCCTAGCCACTGCTTCCTATCCGACTGATCCAAGAGCTACGGGGGCTTACTTAGTACAGGCCGCTGAAGCTTTTCAAGAAGACTTAGACCGGCGGGGGATTGCCTTAATGGTCTACCCGGGTCAGATTATTGACTTAGACCAAGCGATTTCCTGGGATGACTTATCCCAAGATATTCTCTATGCTGATCTCAACCAGCGCTATGTTCTAGTTAAATTAAATCAAGAGGAGCCCCAGCGCTACTTTGAACCCTTACTTTTCGAATGGTTGAAGCATGATATCCGCCCAGTCTTAGTCCAAATTGAGGAAAACCAAGCCCTCATGCGAGATATTGATCAAGTTTACCAGTGGGTTGACCAGGGGTGCTACACGGCCTTGACGGCGGGAAATCTACTAGGCCGGCAGGGCAAACAAGTAAAGAAACAATGCCATTACTTATTGGAAGCCGGTTTAGCCCACTTGCTGGGGAGTTTTTCCACGAGCAGTGACGACTACCAATTACGCCAGGCTTATGCTGCCTTGGAAAACCGCTATGGACAGAGCATTAGCTTTGATATCCAGCAGAATGCTAGGGCTTTGATTAATGGAGATCCTTTAATCGACCATTTTCAAATTAAAAAGAAAAAACGTTTCTGGTTCTTCTAG
- a CDS encoding glutamate-5-semialdehyde dehydrogenase: MINSADLVQMGQDAKAAARQLSNLPRAKKDQALVQMAQALRNASENILSTNQTECQKAQEQGLKAAFVERMTLNPDRIEAMAQGLEKVAQLDDPINHVDEMWVNANGLRIGKRRVPLGVIGIIYESRPNVSSDAAGLCFKTGNAVILRGGKETIQTNQAIVHALQEGLEAVGLPKVAIQFIDNPSHDLAGEMMTMNDSIDCLIPRGSKNLIQRVVQTATIPTIETGVGNCHLYVHEACDFDMALKILINGKTQRVSVCNALETLLVDQAIAKDFLPLAGQALKDHQVKIHGDQVTADYVDGVIPATAADYDEEYLDYEIAIKVVKDYQEAVDHIAKHSSHHSETIVTNDYAIANRFMDDVDSACVYVNASTRFTDGEVFGFGGEIGISTQKLHARGPMGLEALTSYKYTIFGQGQIRE; this comes from the coding sequence ATGATTAATTCAGCTGATTTAGTGCAAATGGGCCAAGATGCCAAAGCGGCAGCCCGTCAACTCAGTAATTTACCCCGGGCTAAAAAAGACCAAGCCCTAGTCCAAATGGCCCAGGCCCTAAGAAATGCCTCAGAAAATATTCTCTCAACCAACCAGACAGAGTGCCAAAAGGCCCAAGAACAAGGACTTAAGGCTGCTTTTGTGGAAAGGATGACATTAAATCCAGACCGCATTGAAGCCATGGCTCAAGGCCTAGAAAAAGTCGCCCAATTAGACGACCCCATCAACCATGTCGATGAAATGTGGGTCAATGCAAATGGCCTAAGAATTGGTAAGCGCCGGGTGCCTTTAGGGGTTATTGGTATTATTTATGAATCCCGGCCCAATGTTAGTTCGGATGCCGCTGGGCTCTGTTTTAAAACAGGGAATGCCGTCATCCTGCGTGGGGGTAAGGAAACCATTCAAACCAACCAAGCCATCGTCCATGCCTTACAAGAAGGCCTTGAAGCGGTCGGCTTACCTAAAGTAGCCATCCAGTTTATCGACAATCCCAGCCACGACTTAGCCGGGGAAATGATGACCATGAATGATTCCATCGATTGTCTCATCCCCCGGGGAAGTAAGAACTTAATCCAAAGAGTGGTCCAAACGGCCACGATTCCAACCATTGAAACAGGAGTAGGAAACTGCCATCTCTATGTTCACGAAGCCTGCGATTTTGACATGGCTTTAAAAATTCTAATCAATGGGAAAACCCAAAGAGTTTCTGTCTGCAATGCCCTAGAAACTCTCCTGGTCGACCAAGCTATTGCCAAAGATTTTCTACCCCTAGCCGGTCAGGCACTGAAGGACCATCAGGTTAAAATCCATGGTGACCAAGTCACTGCCGACTATGTCGATGGCGTTATTCCAGCGACTGCAGCCGACTATGACGAGGAATACTTGGACTATGAAATTGCCATTAAGGTGGTTAAGGATTACCAAGAGGCCGTTGACCATATTGCAAAACACTCTAGTCACCATTCCGAAACCATTGTAACCAATGATTATGCTATCGCTAACCGCTTTATGGATGACGTGGACTCGGCCTGTGTCTACGTTAATGCCTCGACCCGCTTTACCGATGGTGAGGTCTTTGGCTTTGGTGGCGAAATCGGAATTTCCACCCAAAAACTCCATGCCCGCGGTCCCATGGGCTTAGAAGCACTCACTTCTTATAAATACACCATCTTCGGCCAAGGCCAAATCAGAGAATAA
- a CDS encoding CpsD/CapB family tyrosine-protein kinase codes for MFNFKQRKIDKKNKEQRRGVSLITAADPNHVISEQFRTIRTNIQFAIDAYHLKTLMFTSSGPWEGKSTIAANVATTMAHLDGVRVLMIDCDLRKPTVHKTFDIHSRKGLTTYLTDRDVDYMDVAQYVAEVNTYVIPAGPIPPNPAELLSSQRMSDLLEDVTAVFDLVIIDAPPLLPVTDAQIIASRTDASVFVLREGVASYQDIQKSKRLLESVDANVIGAIYNGADGQGMNAYYGYGYRDEDIDSEDLQS; via the coding sequence ATGTTTAATTTCAAACAACGAAAAATTGACAAGAAAAATAAGGAACAACGGCGTGGCGTGAGTTTAATCACGGCTGCCGATCCTAATCATGTGATTTCAGAACAGTTTCGCACGATTCGTACCAATATCCAATTTGCTATTGATGCTTATCATTTGAAGACCCTAATGTTTACCTCATCAGGCCCCTGGGAAGGGAAGTCCACCATTGCCGCCAACGTGGCGACGACCATGGCGCATTTAGATGGGGTACGCGTTTTGATGATTGATTGCGATTTACGTAAGCCTACAGTGCATAAAACCTTCGATATTCATAGCCGCAAGGGTTTGACAACATATCTTACTGACCGCGATGTCGATTACATGGATGTCGCCCAATATGTGGCTGAAGTGAACACCTATGTGATACCAGCTGGTCCTATCCCGCCTAACCCGGCCGAGCTCTTGAGTTCCCAACGGATGAGTGACTTATTGGAAGACGTGACCGCTGTCTTTGACTTGGTTATCATTGATGCTCCCCCACTCTTACCAGTGACTGATGCCCAAATTATTGCCAGCCGAACAGATGCCAGTGTCTTCGTCTTACGGGAGGGTGTGGCCAGTTACCAGGATATTCAAAAATCCAAGCGCCTCTTGGAAAGCGTTGATGCTAACGTCATTGGGGCCATCTATAATGGAGCAGATGGCCAAGGGATGAATGCGTACTATGGCTATGGTTACCGTGATGAAGATATTGATAGTGAGGATTTACAGTCCTAG
- a CDS encoding DegV family protein, translated as MKAAILTDSTATLNDRLLNHPDIYYVSLQLHFSSGETFIETEDRSILPEFYHRLKNAKELPKTSQPRPQDFYAIYEELVDKGYDTVFLIPLSAVLSGTSQTGQSVASEFEDQIKTYVIDTGRAATPLRYLVSQALDLVEAGAEPEEVVAKIKWLNAHTTIWALVGDINNLVKGGRASRAQGLLGSLLKIVPLIEFDQEGNISVLAKVRTKRKALMKLADAFIEEAKKYSQGYKGTIAHADDESGAKELADLIREKLPDIEIEFDWLTPVVGTHGGTGTLATAVLPSLKNYLLTK; from the coding sequence ATGAAAGCAGCAATTTTAACCGATTCTACGGCGACACTCAATGATCGCTTGCTTAATCATCCCGATATTTATTATGTTTCTTTACAGCTCCATTTTTCCTCAGGAGAGACTTTTATTGAGACTGAAGACCGTAGCATCTTACCGGAATTTTATCATCGCTTGAAAAATGCCAAAGAGCTACCTAAGACTTCTCAACCCCGCCCCCAAGACTTCTATGCCATTTATGAAGAATTAGTGGATAAAGGTTATGATACCGTCTTCTTGATTCCCTTGAGTGCTGTGTTAAGTGGTACTAGCCAGACCGGACAATCGGTAGCTAGTGAATTTGAAGACCAAATTAAAACTTATGTGATTGATACTGGTCGGGCAGCAACGCCTCTGCGTTACCTGGTGAGCCAAGCTTTAGATTTAGTGGAAGCTGGGGCTGAGCCTGAAGAAGTGGTGGCTAAGATTAAATGGTTAAATGCACACACAACTATCTGGGCTTTAGTAGGCGATATTAATAATTTAGTTAAGGGCGGCCGGGCTTCACGGGCTCAGGGTTTACTGGGGTCCTTATTAAAAATCGTTCCCTTGATTGAATTTGACCAAGAAGGAAATATTTCCGTTTTAGCCAAGGTGCGGACCAAGCGTAAGGCTTTAATGAAGCTAGCTGACGCCTTTATCGAGGAAGCCAAGAAATATTCTCAGGGCTATAAAGGCACCATTGCCCATGCTGATGATGAATCAGGGGCCAAAGAGCTGGCAGATTTAATTCGCGAGAAATTACCAGACATTGAAATTGAATTTGATTGGTTAACCCCAGTAGTGGGGACTCACGGGGGGACAGGTACCCTAGCCACAGCCGTATTACCTAGTTTAAAGAATTATTTACTCACTAAATAA
- a CDS encoding NUDIX hydrolase — MQLTSLVYLERDERFLMLHRIKKAHDINQGKWVGIGGKFELGEAPLECAKREVKEETGWELKDAEFRGIVTFIYADDEPMYIFVYTGTLASDDVRENDEGVMAWIPKDEVLDLPLWEGDRLFLEPLMTSDDLFDIKVVYDENSQLLAYEDNSQ, encoded by the coding sequence ATGCAATTAACCAGTTTAGTCTATTTGGAGCGTGATGAGCGCTTTTTAATGTTACACCGTATCAAGAAGGCACATGATATCAACCAGGGGAAATGGGTTGGCATTGGCGGGAAGTTCGAACTAGGAGAAGCTCCTTTAGAATGTGCTAAGCGGGAAGTAAAGGAAGAGACCGGCTGGGAACTTAAAGATGCAGAATTTCGCGGTATCGTCACCTTTATCTATGCCGATGACGAGCCCATGTATATATTTGTTTATACAGGCACCCTGGCCAGTGATGATGTCAGGGAGAATGATGAAGGGGTAATGGCTTGGATCCCTAAAGATGAAGTCTTAGACCTCCCGCTTTGGGAAGGCGACCGCTTATTCTTAGAGCCCTTAATGACTAGTGATGACCTGTTTGATATTAAGGTAGTATATGATGAGAACAGCCAGCTACTGGCTTATGAGGATAACAGTCAATAA
- a CDS encoding haloacid dehalogenase-like hydrolase, with product MPQLAPQNWEPQLYHRLNQLINKHQQLRDTPLDQKDYVVFDFDHTSIFNDIEDHTMVYTAAHLAYQLSPSEMEACLKQNKAALDHPISDQVPQVSFQKLIDDIIADYQKLYPKRDDYQRSQKSLEDRLEADPLFFNFFCKIRTFYLAYNQRFPKQAGASCPSFLYQNFTEADFVDLGKKALAYGLKAPIKDFTWTYSLSGDPSQRLSTHFSQGLRIPNELVKLYQSLHAAGIATYIVSASPQSLVETAVKYFYPIDPSEIIGMSYKQDEVGLYQAQLESHAPITKAAGKVQAIQMLIQARHQGREPLAVFGDSMGDYQMFQAFSPSTTRVLFNRLLKDKTQDFVSQAQKEYAKPNQVYFIQGRDNNTGTLRPSQETIPFGQDQAYLSQAINQ from the coding sequence ATGCCTCAACTTGCCCCCCAAAATTGGGAACCTCAGCTCTACCATAGACTTAACCAGCTGATTAATAAGCACCAACAGCTAAGGGATACTCCCCTAGACCAAAAAGACTATGTCGTTTTTGACTTTGACCATACCAGTATTTTTAACGATATTGAAGACCACACCATGGTCTACACTGCAGCCCACTTAGCCTATCAATTAAGCCCTAGTGAAATGGAGGCCTGCTTAAAGCAAAATAAAGCGGCATTGGACCACCCCATAAGTGACCAAGTACCGCAAGTCAGCTTTCAAAAGCTCATCGATGATATTATTGCTGACTACCAGAAACTCTATCCCAAACGAGATGACTATCAGAGAAGCCAAAAATCTCTAGAAGACCGGCTTGAGGCTGACCCTTTATTCTTCAATTTTTTCTGTAAGATACGGACCTTTTACTTGGCTTATAACCAGCGCTTTCCCAAGCAAGCTGGCGCCTCCTGCCCGAGTTTTCTCTATCAAAACTTCACTGAAGCCGACTTTGTCGACCTCGGTAAAAAAGCCCTAGCTTATGGCTTAAAGGCTCCAATTAAAGATTTCACTTGGACCTATTCTTTATCTGGAGACCCAAGCCAGCGGCTCAGCACTCACTTTAGCCAGGGGTTACGTATTCCAAATGAATTGGTTAAGCTCTACCAGAGTCTACATGCGGCTGGGATTGCCACTTATATTGTGAGCGCTAGTCCCCAAAGTCTGGTCGAAACGGCCGTTAAATATTTCTACCCAATTGACCCGTCCGAGATTATCGGCATGTCTTATAAACAGGATGAGGTTGGCCTCTACCAAGCCCAATTAGAAAGTCATGCTCCGATTACTAAGGCAGCAGGCAAGGTCCAAGCTATTCAAATGCTCATCCAAGCCCGCCACCAAGGCCGAGAACCTTTAGCGGTCTTTGGCGATAGTATGGGGGACTATCAGATGTTTCAAGCCTTTTCTCCCTCCACTACCCGGGTACTCTTCAACCGTTTATTAAAGGATAAGACCCAAGATTTTGTTAGCCAGGCCCAAAAAGAATACGCCAAGCCTAACCAGGTGTATTTTATCCAGGGCCGGGACAATAATACGGGAACTTTGCGCCCTTCCCAAGAAACCATCCCCTTTGGTCAAGACCAAGCCTACCTCAGCCAAGCTATTAATCAGTAG
- the proB gene encoding glutamate 5-kinase: MHRDSLKDAKRIVIKVGTNSLMTSTNNIRYQRIDRLAYVISSLTQSGKEVILVSSGAMGVGCAQLNLPKRPKNIPDQQAVAAVGQVALMNTYARFFSYYHKSVAQILMTRDVIDFHDSLANLKNNFASLLKHQIIPIVNENDAIAVDEMDHKVRFGDNDNLSALVASIVEADLLILLTDVDGFYDANPNTDPQAQRFSTIHEVNADYLAMAGDKGSTFSTGGMHSKLKAAAKTLAEGRRLVIMSSEEPSQIFDLLAGADIGTAFIPKNES; this comes from the coding sequence TTGCATCGTGATTCTCTTAAAGACGCCAAGCGAATTGTTATCAAAGTAGGTACCAATTCCCTGATGACGTCGACCAATAATATCCGCTACCAACGCATCGACCGCCTAGCTTATGTGATCTCTTCCCTTACCCAAAGTGGAAAAGAAGTCATCTTAGTCTCTTCTGGGGCCATGGGGGTGGGGTGTGCCCAACTGAATCTCCCCAAGCGTCCCAAAAATATTCCCGACCAACAAGCGGTTGCCGCTGTCGGTCAAGTGGCTCTAATGAATACCTACGCCCGCTTTTTCTCTTATTATCATAAATCAGTCGCTCAAATTCTCATGACTAGAGATGTGATTGATTTCCATGATTCCCTAGCCAATTTGAAAAATAATTTTGCCAGTTTACTCAAGCACCAAATTATCCCTATCGTTAATGAAAATGACGCCATTGCCGTCGATGAAATGGACCATAAAGTCCGTTTTGGAGATAATGATAACCTCTCTGCCTTGGTGGCTTCTATTGTTGAAGCTGACCTGCTTATCTTATTAACCGATGTAGACGGCTTTTATGATGCTAACCCGAATACTGATCCCCAAGCCCAACGCTTCTCTACCATCCATGAAGTTAATGCAGACTATCTAGCCATGGCTGGTGATAAGGGATCGACCTTCTCTACCGGTGGTATGCATAGTAAACTGAAAGCAGCTGCTAAAACCCTAGCAGAAGGTCGTCGCTTAGTCATTATGTCTTCCGAAGAGCCCAGTCAAATCTTTGACCTCTTAGCAGGGGCTGATATTGGCACTGCCTTTATTCCTAAAAACGAATCATAA
- a CDS encoding M15 family metallopeptidase has protein sequence MKDWLKHHPKAYILGLILLYAIILLGVDIYYPSFKAANEAQQEEKVNPEDELAQLNQKLTEKEIGVADLKDHRMQGVTLADVQAYHPQYSLTELIQAIPTEDQPGDWRLKVVNPLFPLTEPVDIQTATASNGQLYDERIEDPLNHLMEAAQKAGYPLTIVSAYRDVDSQEKNRQSMIQMYQAGGASLEEAKAKTDAYVAPTHASEHSTGLALDLLGTDWVQAKRGLETDYDKEASAQWLRNHAQDYGFILRYLEGKEAVTGYDFEPWHYRYVGVPTAQYIKRYQLTLEEYLVLLAARQGQKLTYQVDPSLPTD, from the coding sequence ATGAAGGATTGGTTAAAACATCACCCTAAAGCCTATATTTTGGGACTTATTTTACTTTATGCAATTATCTTACTTGGAGTAGATATTTATTATCCCAGTTTCAAAGCTGCCAACGAAGCCCAGCAGGAGGAAAAAGTTAACCCCGAGGATGAATTGGCCCAATTGAACCAGAAACTCACTGAGAAAGAAATAGGAGTGGCTGATTTAAAGGACCATCGTATGCAGGGCGTGACCCTAGCAGATGTTCAAGCCTACCATCCCCAATATTCACTCACAGAGCTTATTCAAGCTATCCCGACCGAAGACCAGCCAGGTGATTGGCGGCTAAAAGTGGTTAATCCGCTTTTTCCCTTGACTGAACCAGTGGATATTCAGACCGCCACTGCCTCCAATGGTCAGCTTTATGATGAGCGTATCGAAGACCCTCTCAATCATTTAATGGAAGCCGCTCAAAAAGCCGGCTATCCCTTGACTATTGTTTCCGCTTATCGGGATGTCGATAGCCAGGAAAAGAACCGGCAAAGCATGATTCAGATGTATCAGGCAGGGGGCGCAAGTTTAGAGGAAGCTAAAGCTAAAACCGATGCCTACGTGGCCCCAACCCATGCCTCAGAACATAGCACCGGGTTAGCCCTAGACCTCTTGGGGACCGATTGGGTTCAAGCTAAGCGAGGGCTGGAAACTGACTATGACAAAGAGGCTTCAGCCCAATGGCTTAGGAACCATGCTCAAGACTATGGCTTTATCCTCCGTTACTTAGAGGGCAAGGAAGCTGTCACGGGTTATGATTTTGAGCCATGGCATTACCGCTATGTAGGGGTTCCCACTGCCCAATACATTAAGCGTTATCAACTTACTTTAGAAGAATATTTAGTCTTATTAGCCGCCCGCCAGGGGCAAAAACTCACTTACCAAGTCGATCCATCCTTGCCTACTGATTAA
- a CDS encoding YveK family protein, with amino-acid sequence MKQYKGRSLASFFRGLKRQWLFIFLGVLLGIVVASAYNFLWAEAEYASQTQIVVTPKDSDKDKADEKKAGLKTYDDLLHTPLILQPVAQAHQRDVETLSENTHLEADQKSAVFNVIVTDGNASQAQSLASDISKEFIQQLPQVLDVEKVTLLSPASYNEKPVSPNYWFNLLLGAVLGGLVSLVIQAIRVLNDDTVRSQAVVEEMGWSLIGVLPQMSEESIEVTRFKRRYRSQDDNDETKRRI; translated from the coding sequence ATGAAGCAGTACAAAGGACGATCATTGGCTTCTTTTTTTCGGGGGCTTAAGCGGCAGTGGCTGTTTATCTTCTTAGGGGTCCTGCTTGGGATTGTGGTGGCCAGTGCTTATAATTTCTTATGGGCAGAGGCAGAATACGCCTCACAAACTCAAATCGTGGTCACCCCTAAGGACAGTGATAAGGACAAGGCGGACGAAAAGAAAGCGGGCTTAAAAACCTACGACGACTTGCTCCATACGCCACTTATCTTACAACCAGTGGCCCAAGCTCACCAAAGGGACGTTGAAACTTTGAGTGAGAATACCCATTTAGAAGCCGATCAAAAATCGGCAGTCTTCAATGTGATTGTGACAGACGGGAATGCTAGTCAAGCGCAAAGCTTGGCCTCCGATATTAGTAAAGAATTTATCCAACAACTTCCCCAAGTCCTCGATGTTGAAAAAGTGACCTTATTAAGCCCAGCCAGCTATAATGAGAAACCGGTTAGTCCCAATTACTGGTTCAATCTCCTCTTAGGAGCTGTACTTGGGGGCTTAGTCAGTCTAGTTATCCAAGCCATTCGGGTGCTTAACGATGATACGGTACGGAGTCAAGCTGTGGTTGAAGAAATGGGTTGGTCCTTAATTGGCGTCTTACCGCAAATGAGTGAGGAGTCCATTGAGGTGACCCGCTTTAAACGTCGTTACAGAAGCCAGGATGACAATGATGAGACCAAACGGCGAATTTAG
- the coaD gene encoding pantetheine-phosphate adenylyltransferase codes for MGIRNALYAGSFDPMTKGHVDMIERASRIFDTLYVAVAVNTTKQALFSDEEKLALSKEALAGLDNVEVMRLTGGLTIDLAKSLNCCALIRGVRNVKDFEYETNIALMNKLQADDVETLLMLSDEKYRFVSSSLIKETAYFGGDVSALVPECVNQAIIAKFKKEDEKD; via the coding sequence ATGGGCATTAGAAATGCACTATACGCTGGTAGTTTTGATCCAATGACTAAAGGTCATGTCGATATGATCGAGCGCGCTAGCCGTATTTTTGATACCCTCTATGTTGCTGTAGCAGTGAATACCACCAAACAAGCCCTCTTTAGTGATGAAGAAAAATTAGCCTTGTCTAAAGAAGCCTTAGCTGGGTTGGATAATGTGGAAGTCATGCGTCTTACGGGGGGGTTGACCATTGACTTAGCCAAATCTCTGAATTGCTGTGCCCTCATTCGTGGCGTCCGCAATGTCAAAGACTTTGAGTATGAGACTAACATTGCCCTGATGAACAAACTGCAAGCGGATGATGTCGAAACCTTACTCATGCTGTCGGATGAAAAATACCGCTTCGTCTCCTCCAGCCTTATCAAAGAAACCGCCTATTTCGGTGGGGATGTGTCTGCCTTAGTGCCTGAATGCGTCAATCAAGCTATTATTGCTAAGTTTAAGAAAGAAGACGAAAAAGATTAA
- a CDS encoding DegV family protein, with product MKTAIITDSTAALPESLAKHPDVYQVYLQINLADGSTMTDTSDKDKVTAYYHSLASMKTLPRTSQPSMGEVVQVMDDLVAKGYDEVLIMTFPSALSGTFQNCQSVAQDYQDRLSVYLMDTRQTSIPLAYLVEVALNLIEAGKLSLAEIVDLLNHLDEAMVIYVIVGNLDNLVKGGRASKGMALLGNLLKIFPIVRIERNGALEMVEKVRTQKKALKRMEELMEKEMTAYPEGLELALITTPDSLLAEEFEQMIAKDESQYPIRHGLIPPVIGTHLGCNSVAFCVLPKVENFKL from the coding sequence ATGAAAACTGCAATTATTACTGATAGTACAGCGGCCTTACCAGAATCTTTAGCCAAACATCCAGATGTTTACCAAGTCTATTTACAAATTAATTTAGCCGATGGGTCGACGATGACCGACACCAGCGATAAGGACAAAGTGACTGCCTACTATCACAGTCTGGCAAGCATGAAAACTTTACCAAGAACCTCCCAACCTAGCATGGGGGAAGTGGTCCAAGTGATGGATGACCTAGTAGCCAAGGGTTATGATGAGGTATTAATCATGACTTTTCCTTCGGCCTTGAGTGGAACCTTTCAAAATTGTCAAAGCGTGGCCCAAGATTACCAAGACCGTCTATCCGTTTATTTGATGGACACTCGGCAGACTTCCATTCCCCTAGCTTACTTGGTTGAAGTCGCTTTAAACTTGATCGAGGCTGGAAAATTATCCCTAGCTGAGATTGTTGACCTTTTGAACCACTTGGATGAGGCGATGGTGATCTATGTCATCGTTGGCAATCTTGATAATCTTGTCAAAGGGGGTCGAGCAAGTAAGGGAATGGCGCTCTTAGGCAATTTACTGAAGATATTCCCCATTGTCCGAATTGAACGTAATGGTGCCTTGGAAATGGTCGAAAAAGTTCGCACCCAAAAGAAGGCCCTCAAGCGGATGGAAGAATTAATGGAAAAAGAGATGACCGCTTATCCAGAGGGCTTGGAATTAGCTCTCATCACCACTCCAGATAGTCTTTTAGCCGAGGAGTTCGAACAAATGATTGCTAAGGATGAAAGTCAATATCCTATCCGGCACGGCTTGATTCCCCCTGTAATTGGCACCCACTTGGGTTGTAATAGTGTCGCTTTTTGTGTACTCCCCAAAGTTGAAAATTTTAAGTTATAA